Genomic DNA from Candidatus Sulfurimonas marisnigri:
TCTTGTCACTCAAGTGGCAAAGCGCTAGGTCTTGGTATCGGCGATGGAAAACTAAACGCTGATCCAAGTAAAACGACTATCATTGATTTGATGAGTGCCGATAGAAAAATATTAGCAAAAAAAACTGATGAGCAAATTCCTGCTATACCAAACTTAAAACATGATTACTCCCAGTTTATAGATGAAAACGGTACTCAGCTTATGACGGTAGGTCATCACTTTAAACTCTCACAACCTCTAAACAAAGAGCAGAGAGATAAACTAGACAGAAGAGGAGTTTGTCTCTCTTGTCATATAGATATTCCAGAAGGAAGTTTAGCTATCTCGGCTATGCGACACATTGCAAAAATGGCAGAGTATAAAATTGATAGAGTACAACACAATAGCATACTCAATAAGCTTCTAAATCTAGGAGCTTGGGTTCAGGTAATGACAGTGCTAGTCTTTATTTTAATAGTCCTGCTTGCAATATACATAACATTTTTTAAGAAAAAACCAAATAATCCACGAAACGAAGGATGGAAGTAGTACAGATGAAAAGATTAACAAAAGAAGAAGCTCTGTATTTAATCAAAAATGCAGACTTAAAAGAACTAGGAAAAATGGCAACAGCTCGCAAGAAAGAGCTACATCCAAAAGGTATAACAACATTTGTAATAGATAGAAATATAAACTATACTAACATTTGTTGGGTTGATTGTAAGTTTTGCGCTTTTTACAGACATGAAAAAGATGCAGATGCTTATGTACTTACTTTTGATGAGATAGATGCAAAGATTGATGAACTTTTAGAGATTGGCGGAACACAGATTCTTTTTCAAGGTGGAGTTCATCCTAAATTAAAAATAGGGTGGTATGAGGACTTAGTTGAGCATATTCATACTAAATACCCTGAGATTACAATTCACGGATTCTCTTCTATTGAGATTGATTTTATTGCAAAAGTTTCTCGCATAACTGTAGAAGAAGTGTTGGAGCGTTTAAAAGCAAAAGGTTTAGCCTCTATTCCAGGAGCTGGAGCTGAGATACTTTCCGATGAGGTTCGTGATATTATCGCACCAAAAAAGATAGACTCTGATGTATGGGTTGATATTCATAGAAAAGCCCACAAGCTTGATATTAAATCAACGGCAACTATGATGTACGGTACAGTAGAGAGTGATGAGGACATAGTAGAGCACTTTGACATGATAAGAGAACTTCAGGATGAGACAGGTGGTTTTAGAGCATTTATAATGTGGAGTTTTCAAGGGCAAAATACAGAGCTGTTAAAACTAATTCCAGATATGGATAAGCCATCATCAAACCGCTATTTAAGACTTCTAGCAGTTGCTAGGCTTTATCTTGATAATGTGCCAAATATTCAAAGTTCATGGGTAACACAAGGCCCATACATAGGTCAAATGGCTCTAATGTTTGGAGCGAATGATTTGGGTTCAACTATGATGGAAGAGAATGTTGTAAGTAGTGCCGGTGCGGCTTACTCCATGGCGAAAGAAGAGATGGTTTCTCTTATAAGAGATATAGGTGAAATACCGGCAGTACGAAATACTGCTTATGAGACATTAGAGAAATTCGCATAAAATGAAAAAAATAATAGTTACTTTACTAATAATAGGACAAATTATGATGGCAGCAACAATAGAAGAAATCGAAGTTAACGGTAAAAAGATACCTGTGATTTTTGAAGATGACAAAAGGTTACCACTAGTAACTATGCAGTTTGTTTTCACTAACAGCGGAACTATAACAGATGCTACAAAAGCAGGCTTAGCAAAGCTAAGTTCTAGAGTTATGGGTGAAGGAACAAAAGCTTTGGGCTCAAACGCATTTGCTGAAGCTCTTGAAGCTAGAGCTATTCATATATCTGCATCAGCAGGTAAAGAGACTTTTGTTATAGAGGTTGGGTGTCTAAAAGGTGAGTTTGAAACAGCTCTTAAATATTTTAGTGATTTATTAAAAGACCCAAATCTAACTCAAGAAGCAGTTGATAAAGTAAAAACTACAACTATTGGTTCAATCAGTTCAAAAGCAAATGACTATGATTATGTAGCTTCTAATGAACTAAAATCAGTTCTATTCGAGGGAACTCCACTGGAAAATCCAGCTTCTGGAACAATAGAGAGTGTAAAAAGTATTCAACTAGAGGATGTAAAAGGGTTTATAAAAAAACATTTGGTTAGCTCTAAACTCATAGTTGTAGCGGGTGGAGATATTGAACTAGAGAAGATGAAACAACAGATAAGTAAAGTTGTAGAAGCTATGCCAAAAGGTAGAGCGTCTGCTCTTAAAAGTTATGCTACATCAGATAAATCTAAAGAGAGTGTTCTCAAAAAAGAGACAGAACAAGCATATATATACTTTGGTTCACCATACAATGTAAGTGTTAATTCACCAGATTACTATAAATCTAGAGTAGCTACTTACATTTTAGGAACAGGCGGTTTTGGCTCAAGACTAATGGAAGAGATAAGAGTTAAAAGAGGTCTTGCTTATTCTGCTTATGCAAGAGCAGATATAAGTAAATCAAGTTCATTTATGAGTGGTTATCTTCAAACAAAACTAGACTCTATGGATGAAGCGAAAAAAACAGTTAAAGATGTAATAGCTGAGTTTGTAAAAAATGGTGTTACCAAAGATGAGCTCAAGCAGACTAAAAAGTTTTTGCTTGGAAGTGAGCCGCTTAGAGTAGAGACTATGAGCCAAAGACTTAACCGTACTTTTATGGAGTACTATAAGGGTCAAGAGTTTGGACACTCACACAGAGAGTTAGAGCTTATTAAGGAATTGAAATTAAAAGATTTAAATGAGTTCATAAAAGCTCATACAGAGATTTTAAATATGAGTTTTGCAATAGTCACCAAGTAAATATTGCAAAATGCAATGTTTATGCTTGAGGTTTATAAAAAGAGATAGTATTAGATACTAAGGAATTAATATGAACCTCACAAAAGCCCAAGAAGAGAAATTTAACAAATTAGGTATCAACTCTTGGTGTGAACTCGCACTTATTATTCCTCACTCTTACGAAGATTTACGACTTCATTACAAACTTCAAACACACACATTTCAGCTTATAGACGCAACTGTAGAGTCCGTTTACCGCTCTGCAAACTCTATACAGATAACTTTTTTTGCCCATAATTTCGGACATAGTGTTACCGGCGTTTTGTTTCGTCCAAAACCATACATGTTACACCAGTTTACAGCCGGTAGCAGAGATTATTACTATGGAATGATTGAGTGTAAAACAGGACACTGCAGTATTAGTATGCCAAGAAAAGTAACCAATGTAGGTTTCATAACTCCAAAATACAAATCAGCTCTAAGAAGCGATGTTATGCTACGTTTTATTCAAAATAATTTAACAAAAGAGAATTTAATAGAAGAAGGTTTAAAAGAAGATATCATAGATGAGGTTTTAAAATTACATTTTCCGACAGAGCTACCAATTAACGTAAAAGAGCTAGATTCAAAAAGTGTTGATGCTCTTAAATATATAGAACTATTCTCTTATATGAAGAAGCTGTCTGCCAAAAGAAGATACTTTAAATCTTCTACATGTAGAAGTAGTGATTATAAAGATTGGGCTAAAACCTTGCCATTTAAACTTACAAAAGAGCAGGTTGATACTATAGAAGATATAAAAATAGATTTGCAAAAAGATGTAAGTGCTAGGCGAATGATAGTAGGGGATGTTGGAAGCGGTAAAACAATGGTTATTTTAGCTTCTGCAGTAATGATGCTGCCTAATAAGTCTATTTTAATGGCACCAACAACTATACTAGCAAACCAACTTTTTGAAGAAGCCAGTAAATTTATACCTAATATTAAAATCGTTTTAGTCACCAACAAAACAAAAAATATAGATTTGAGTGAGTTTGATTTTATTATTGGTACTCATGCACTTTTATATAGAGAGCTTCCAAAAGCAGGGCTCGTTATGGTTGACGAGCAACACCGTTTTGGAACTGTACAGAGAAACATGTTAGAGAAGTTAGTTAGTAGTACAGATGTCATAAGCCAAGCAAAACCTCATTTTTTACAGTTTTCTGCAACTCCAATTCCCAGAACTCAAGCTATGATAGAGACAGCACATATTGATGTCTCTTTAATTACATCAACACCTTTTAAAAAAGATATATCAAGCAGAGTAATCCATAAAAGTGATTTTCAAGAGTTGCTTGGGCATATAAAAAGTGAGATAAGCAAAAAAAATCAAGTTCTTTTAGTTTACCCTTTGGTTGAGCAGAGTGAAGTTATTGAGTATCAGAGTATTGATGAAGCGAGAGGATATTGGGAGAATAATTTTGAGAATGTCTACGTGACTCATGGAAAAGATAAAGAGAAAGAAGAGGTGCTAAAAGAGTTTAGTGAAAAAGGGGACATTTTAATTGCTACAACAGTAGTAGAAGTAGGTATATCTCTACCACGGCTTAGTACTGTGGTAATTGTCGGTGCTGAGAGATTAGGGTTGTCTACGCTTCATCAGCTACGAGGTCGTGTAAGTAGAACAGGACTAAAAGGCTACTGTTTTTTATATACAAACCAAAAATCATCTGAGCGATTAGAAAAGTTTACTAAAACTACTAGCGGTTTTGATATAGCAAACCTTGATTTAAAGTTTAGAAAAAGTGGTGATTTGTTAAAAGGTTCTAATCAGAGCGGAAAACAGTTTAGGTGGATTGATTTGGCAGATGATGAAGAGATAGTTCAGCAAGTGAAATATGACTTAAATTTTGTCTCATTGAGACAAGCTTCAGTAGCCACAGCGGCTCCAGCGGAGTAAAGGGAATTACTTCCCTTTGCGGGACTATTAATATAACCCGAATTTACCATCATTTCTTTTGTAAAGAACACGAGTTTTACCTTCGTTATCTAAGAAGATTTCAAATACTTTCTTACCATCTTTTAAGTCATTTAAAACATCTTCAACTTCACGAGGTTTGTAAAGGTCTAGTTCTACTGGTACGATTTCATCTTCTAAAGCTTCACTAGCCTCATGCAAATCAATTGCAGTATTAGCTTCATTCTTAGCTTCGTTCATACCATCTTTATGGTGATTAGTCTCTTTATCATGCATACGACGCATAGCTTTTTGAGCTCTTGATGTCGCCATGTCAATAGCAGCATACATGTCATCATCATTTTGTTTAATAATAATAGAGTTTTTGTGAGAAAGGTGTATAACAAACTCTACAGTAGAGTGTTCTTTACCTTTTTTTGATTGAGTAGACGCTATAACATTAACAGAAATAATATCCACATTGTATTTGCTAAGTGTTTCTATTGACGTATTCATATGAGCTTTGATTGGCTCTGTTAATTCTACATTTCTTCCAGTTAGAGAAATATTCATTAAAATATCCTTTTAAAATTATAATTTTGTGATTATAGCATTAAAAGGTTTAGAAATATTTATAAACTAGAGCTTTTGAATACTTCTTCTAAAATACCTGATAGGCTCTGTACCTTCAGTTGTAGTAACAGTTATATCCATAAGTACTGAGCCGTTTTGTTCATCCGTTGTTAATGTTGTAAAGTAGTCACCGGTACCACCGCATGCAAGACCTCTATAAACATATCTAACACTTATATTTATATCATATATGCTACCTAGAGTATATGAAGGAATTGTTGTACAAGAGCCATTTTGAGCAATTGTTAATAGAGCAAGTTCAGCAGCACTTTTAGAATAAAGTACAGACTGCTCATAAAGATATAAGTCTGTTGTTCTTTTCCCTGTTTCAGCTGTCATAGCTAGAGAAAGTGCCATAATAGTTGCTATTATAACAATAACAGCCATAGCCATTATCATAGCAAAGCCTGAACGATTTTTTAGTATATAGTTTTTTCTTTGCATATTGAATAACCTCCCGCTACATTACCATTGATTATATCACTCCCTACACAGACCTGTACTTTTACAACTGAGCCAATGGCTTTAAATCTAAATGTGCTTACGTTTTCCATCAACAAAAACTCTTTTCCATCATCTATGTAGTTTTCACCCTCCCAAGGTTGGTAATCGTAATTAAGCCAGAGATTTCCGGTTTGTGTTGTAGGGTCATAGTCTCTAAGTTCAACAGCATAAGCTGTCCATGCAAGCTGATAATATTCGAAAACATCTACTCCACTGAAGTTGTTGTCAGCTCCAGTAGCTCCGTTTGTTGGGATAAGAAGATGTTCTTCACCGGGATTAGGACTTCTTCTTATTGGATGCATAACGCTTGTGGTTTGGTCAGTTAGTGCGGCACCATTCCATCCATAATTATTTATATCACTATCAGAACCTACAAAATAGATGGCTGAATTATTTATGCCTGTACCACTGCCGTGGGACAATACACCAATTAGTGTATCAAGAGCTGTGGTATTCGTCTCAGGTGAGTTTAGACTGCTTGTTGATGATGCTTGTAAATCTATTATTCCGCTCCAGTTTGGCAAAGATTCCCCTCTAAACCCTTCTATATCACTTCCCACCCATTCTAAAATAGTTGCAGTGTCACCATATGTTGAACCTGATAATGCCTGATAATTGTTTAGATTTGCTCCCGGCTCTCTGGCAATAATAGAGTCTTTTATACGAAATTGCAGTCTTGAGGCAATAGACTCAACTGCTGTAGCACTTCTCGCTTGAAGAGAGTTATTTACGCTTGAGTATATAAAATTATTGTACGCCTGAGCCAAAAACTCAACTCCAAATTTACTTAAAATCCCCATAACAACTATAACAAAGATAAGCTCTATTAGTGTAAAACCAAGACGACGCATTAAAATCTCCTCCTATAGTAATCAATCTCACCAATATTAGCACTTTGCATTCTAAGAACTACAATATCTTTTGGCTCAGAATCTCTCACCGTGATTTCTATAAGCTTTATGTTTGCATCGGCGGCGCTAGGTGTTACAGTAACTATACTTGTGTAATTCGCCTTATACCCTGAAGCATTTGCTGTATCGTCTATAAAAATATTTTGTTCTCCAAGTTCTGCATTGTCCAAGTTGAAAAAAGTGTTGCTTGAAACATTTAATGGTGGTACTGCTGTAATATTTCCATCAACACATCTTCTATGCAGGGGTTGTACTATATGTCCAGGTCTTAGTCTATGTCTATCACTTGCCGTGTTGTTTACACATGTAGAGCCAATATCAATAACTCTTGAGAATTGACTCAAAGCGTTATCCGCCATCGAGTTTGCATCCCAATATCCAGAAGCTGCACCCATAAGCTCTGCAGAGGCAGCAAATATAGCCTCTTGAAGAATATTGCTCTCAATACCCCTTGATGTTACTTGTGTCATCATAGGAAGAGATAGTACAGCAATACCGATTATAACAATAGCAAAGATAAGCTCTATCATTGTAAAAGCAAATCTCTTAATACTATTTCTTACCACATGATTCTCCTGTTTGTTCTAGTTGCATTTGTATCTTTTGTGACTGTATCTGTATCATGTGCACCGCTCCACTCTCCACCTATTTTTTCAAACTCTACTGAGAACTGGTTTCTTGTAGCTGTTGGGTCATCTTTGTTGTAGATTAACCAGCCGGATGGATTGTTATGCATCGTTGTTTTGTATGGATAACCTTTTGTTTCATCATATTCAAGTGTTGCAGTTGCTGGCGGTGGAAAAACATCGTTTTGTGCTGTAACATCTACTATATCATCGGCTGCATTAAGCGGAGTGGCATCATTTTGTTGAACAGTGCCAATATTTCCATTATTTGTAGTATTATGCTCCTCATTTATATACCATCTTAAATCATCAGTCCTACTAGAGTTAAAACCTTGTTGAAGTAAAGCTTTATCGCATGTATTAATACCTATAGTATCAAAGCAATAAACTTCATAGTAGATATTTGCTGTTCCACTATCTCCCTCATACCTCTGTCTTGAAGCATGTGAGCGACCATAATAGTGTTTGATAGTTTGATTTAAATCTTTAACACCCTGAGTAGTTTTTGTTGCTGTTAAATCAGCATTCATGGTGCAGTTTGCCGGAGTAGTACAATCAGCGTTGTATGAGCTGAATGTTAACTCTTCAGGATTCATTACCGTATCTCTTGTTCTGTCAAAATTTAGATTTAAGTTTGTGTTTACACTGCCATTATTTGATTGGTTGAAGTCACTAGCTAAAATAGAAATAGTGCCAATTATATTGTTCATAGTGCCATTTTGGTCATTTGCCGGTAAATCTGAATTGTGATATATATATTTGTAATCAACTGCCCCTGAAATTGCTGATTTGCTGATATTTAAATCTATTGGCTGTGCATAACAGTTGTTTACAAAATTACTAAGACCTATGTTGTTCTCACCTCTTGCAGTTATAGTGCCATTTAAGTGAAAAGACATCTCCTCATCATTATCTAACCCTGTCATGTCTGACATGTAGATAAAAGTATTTGCATTAAACAGTGTGTTGTTATTTTCTCCATGTGATTGTGTAACTCCTGACATGTCAAATTTATATGGATGAAATTCTAGATTATAGTCTCTGTATTTTAGGGTTGAACCGCTACTGTCATGGTTACTGCTGATATTACACCCATTTTGAGGGGTAAGAGCTGTAGATGAAGCAGCTACTGATTTAGTTGCTGAGCTATTAACTACACAGTCAGCTCCACCAAGAAAATATGTTCCAGCGTGATGAGCTGGCTGTGTATTATCAACTGTTGTCCATGTAGTGTCTGTAATGTTTAATCCATACTCTCCAACTTGATTCAGGGATGAGTTAATATCAACCGAACCATTAACAAATCTCATAGGAATCGATACATTACTATCATCATTACACCCTGTTGGTGCCCCACTAGGTGACCATGCATACTTAACACTGTCTGTAAATGCAGAGTCAAAAGTTTTTGTGTACCCAGATGATGAGTTGTTGTTTAGATGGTTTGTAGCATTGATTTTTAAGCTATAGTCATACCCTGCTGCAAGTTCAGTTTGAACTGTAGATGGTGTCACAACCCCAGATACATCATCAGCAATTCTAAGTTGGGAAGCTGGATTTGTTTGGTTTTGATCATCTATTTTAATCATAAATGCTTCAGGACGCAGAGCAAAGTTGTCTCTTGAACATATGAATCTTGTATTGGTACCGTATATGCATTCCATACAAGCTTGAATATGTTTCTGGGATATAAAGTTGCCTGAATTTCCACATGCTTGAGCAGCTTGAGTTGCAATACTAGTTTGAGTTGCGTTTAGTGGGTACACAACAGGTTTGCTACAAGCACCAACAACTTGAACAATTTCCGAAAAGTTTTCTATTTTTTGTTCATTTTGTGCATTTGGTGGCCAGCTTAGTTGTACTAACGAATCATTACCATCATTACTGACAGGAAAAGACAATCTAAAGGCTGCATTTTGTCTAGAATTTTGATAAAACTCCGCACTAGAAGTGATAGTATTATTGAGTCCAATAGCAGCTTCCAGTGCTGCAGAGTCAAACATTGTAGAAGTGCTGTCATTTAGAAAAACCCAAATCTTTTCACTTATAGAACTCTCTATTTCTTCACAAGACGCATAAGTGTCATGAAAAACACCTGCGTCTATGAGCTCAACAGCAACAAGTGTGGACGTAGCATTTAATTCATCAAAATTATTTTTATTCATTGACAGTACTTTAAAATTACCAGCTCTACTTGTTACTTGAGTAGGTAAATTATAGTACCTGTTTGTTCCTCCAGCATCATAGTCATAATAATCATTATGAACTACATTGAACCTTCCACTAGTTGGTTCATAGTTGAAGTTTGATTCAGAACACATTGACATTTGAGAACCAAGTTGTAGTGTATATGGTGTAGTTACTCCAGCGACAGTTATGTTATATCTAGCTTGAACATTTATAGGAATATCAATAGTTGATGTCGTTGGGTCAATACTGTAATAAATATAGAAATGTTCATTTGAATTAATGCTTCCAATATCTATATTTTTTATGTTATCACCACCTAAGTCGTTTCCTATTGTTACATCAGTACCGTCTGCCAAGTTATTTGGAGTTATATCACCTATTTTCGCTAGTTTAGTAGAATTTGATATATAGTTAGCTTGAGAGGTGTTAATATCTGCAATATCTACAAACATATCTGAGACAATTATGTCTGAGTCAACGAGATTCCTTATAAAAATTGTTGTCTCAATAGGTTCACCAGATATAATAGTTCCTGAAATTCTTGGATTTTCTGTTCCATTATTATCTTCTGTAAAATAGGAATTTTGTTGTTTATAGGCATAGTCATAACAAAACTTAGGTTCATAAAGTGTGGTTGAAAAAACAATAAAAGCCAAATTGTATAAGTCACCATTGTTACTAAAACGAAAACTTGTTGAGGTTTGAGCATTTTTTAAAAAAGAGCTAATATCCATAGTGTCAATATCAGCTCCTAGATTATCTGCGTGATTAGGATTTCTAACAAGAGTATCTACTCCAAGATGGCTAATAGTTGAGTTGAATTGATTACCCGCCGGGTTTAGAAAATCTGTGATGTTTTCAAGAGTGTCACTATTATTAGCATTTTGCATTTGAAAAAGTTCACCAGTACTACAACAACCAAGTTTATCACCATCAACAGTGAAAAATGATGCAGTTGAGTTTACAGGCCCACTTCTAGGAGTTAAAAAGCCAGTTATCGGAACATCTACTATTTCACCATTGTCAACAACTTGAAAACCATGAAAGATAGAGACATTCTTAAGGGCTAACTGCCCTGACGAATCTTTGTAAACTGTAACTAAAGACCATGCACCAACAGCACCCCAAGCATCTATTTGACCTTCTGAGGCTACAAGGTTAGCAACTGTGTATGTACCTTCTCCTCCACTTTTAACAATATTTGTAACATCATAGGATGCAGAGTATAATATTCTGTTATTGCTATCTTGTGGCACATAGTGTAAATCAGATGAAGAAAGGCTTTGATAAGCACCACTGGGAGCTTTGAATTTAATAGTATGTGCTATTGAAACGGCATTGTTAAACTTATCATCATCCGTTCCTAGTGCTCCTCCAGTAATATTGGTATTTTGACATGTTCCACCTACTGTGGCACCTGTGTCATCACAAATATGACCTTGCCAATATAGTCTTGAGTAAACAATTTCATATCCTACATTACCTAAGTCTAAATCTGCACTAGAGGAATTGAACGTAGTCGCATCAGCATCAATATCATTAAAAACCATATTGTAAGCATTGTTACGGTCAGTTGGAGAACCTGTTGTATTTTTCCATAAAATACCATTACCAATTACTTTAGTGTCACCATAAATATCAAACGATTCTCTTAGTAAAATTGACTCTTCTGCTTCTATCCCTGTTACTCCTAGTGCAGTTACTGGAGGGAGAACAGAAGCCAATGCAAATGTTATAGCATAGTTTTGGTTCGAATTTTGACCTGGGGCTTGAACGCTTACATAAATAATATCATTTTGAGACACGATAAGGTTGTAATTAGTCATTGTTGCATCAGTAGCTTGGGTGTCTGGCATACTTGTGCCACTTGCTTCAAACCTAACTGTGGCATCACCAGTTAAAGAAATGCTAAAATTACCATCTTCATTTATTGTTATAGTATATCTGTCGTGGTCATTTCCTTTTACTGTCCCATTTTGTGTTACTGGTGCACTAGTATCTATAACAAGTGCTGTATCACTAAAAGTGTCTGCTTTTAGTTCTGAAAAAAAACTACCCATTACTAAAAATATTGAAATGATGTTTAGTAGTGGAATGAAAATCATTTGTTTGTTATTAGAATTTTTCACAATAAGCCCCTTGTAAAGCAGAAAAATAAGTGCACCAAAAGCCTAGGCTCACTCACAATTTAGTTATCAATCCTTGATTGTACTCCAATTAAAGTTATAGTTATATAAAAGTTTTTTAGCATAGATGTTGTTTGAAGAAGTGATAGCAAAGGCCAAATAAATTTTGTTTTATTTAGCTTGTAAAAAAGTAGATATTTTCTCTGCAACGCCATATCTAGTAGATTCTGGTAAAATTATTTGTGTTGCTTTGTTGTTGTCGGTATTAAAGATGATTGGACCTATAAAGTTTACGACAGAATCTTCTATAGGTGTTTGTATAAGAACTATATTTAAAATAAGAAGGTTTGAGTCTTTGTTTGCTCCCAGCAACTCTTGGGTGTTTTCAGTCACTTCAAAATCATAATCTCTCAAAATAAACGGGTCAATCAGAGTGAAGGAGATATGTTTATCAGTAGTAGATTGCATTTTCATAAAAATATCATCAATTTTTTCTAATGTTACTTGTTTTAAATCTTCAAAGCCTAAGATAGGCGCACATATATCAAATTGCATAAAAATCCCCAGTTTGTAATTTTGTGATTGTATCACTTAACGGATAAATAAAGCATAAAATGTACCTAGTTTAATGAGTGTTATATATCTTTTGGATAAAATATCAACTTATTTACAAGTAGGAAATTATTTTATGAAATTAAAAAGTTATTTAGTAGCCAGTTCGGTTATATTAATTGCGTTATTTACAGGCTGTGCAAAAGAGGTTGAAGAGTACAACAAACCAGCAATGTATTGGTACTCTAAGATCGTTCAGCAAATATCTCAAGGTGATTTAGAAAAAGCAGATAGCTATTATAGTTCTCTGCAGGGTGAGCACATAGGTTCTCCTCTCTTGCCAGAGGCAACCATGATTTTAGCAATAACTCACATGCAGTACGAAGAGTATCTTTTAAGTGAGCATTTTTTAGATGAGTATATAAAAAGATATGCAACTCAAAATGAAAAAGAAGAAGCAGAGTTTTTAAAAATAAAAGCGAAATATATGGCTCTTCCAAACCCAAGACGTGATCAGGCTTTGATAGACTTAGCAATCAAAGAGGGTGAAACATTTAAGTTACAATATCCAAACTCTATGTATATAGAAGTTATAAACTCTATGCTTATTAGATTAGAACTTGCACAAGCTGCACTTAATGAGACAATAGTTGACCTTTATAATAGACTTGATAAACCAAAAAGTGCTGAGTATTATAAAAACATTAAGCCACAAGATTGGATAGTATGGAATGATATTCAAAGAGCAAATACATCTTGGTATCGTGAGTGGTTTGAAGGTGATGGCACTTCTAGCTGGTATGAGTTTTTAATACCAGATACACAAAGTGTTGTCTCAAGAAATTCTATATCAGAAGAAGATAAAATAGTAGGAGAAAATAATGAAACTAAGTGATTATGGAAGTTTTCCAGCAAGTATACCAGTTATAGCAGAGGATGAACTATTCTTATATCCATTTATGATATCACCTCTTTTTTTAAGTGATGCAAATAATATCGAAGCAGCGACGAGGGCGATAGAGGAGAGCACTTTAGTTATAGTATGTCCAACTAAACCTTCAAAAGAGGGTGAGCGTGAGTTCGAGTCACTTTATGATGCAGGTGTTGTTGGCTCTATTATGAGAAAAGTCGCACTTCCAGATGGTAGGGTGAAAGTTCTTTTCCAAGGTCTTGCGCGAGCAAAGGTATTTGGCAAAGTAGGAGACAATCCTCTAGTCGTTGATGTAGATATTATTGAGCCAACAAGTGTAGACTCCCTTAAAATTGATGCAATTTTAGA
This window encodes:
- a CDS encoding dehypoxanthine futalosine cyclase, giving the protein MKRLTKEEALYLIKNADLKELGKMATARKKELHPKGITTFVIDRNINYTNICWVDCKFCAFYRHEKDADAYVLTFDEIDAKIDELLEIGGTQILFQGGVHPKLKIGWYEDLVEHIHTKYPEITIHGFSSIEIDFIAKVSRITVEEVLERLKAKGLASIPGAGAEILSDEVRDIIAPKKIDSDVWVDIHRKAHKLDIKSTATMMYGTVESDEDIVEHFDMIRELQDETGGFRAFIMWSFQGQNTELLKLIPDMDKPSSNRYLRLLAVARLYLDNVPNIQSSWVTQGPYIGQMALMFGANDLGSTMMEENVVSSAGAAYSMAKEEMVSLIRDIGEIPAVRNTAYETLEKFA
- a CDS encoding M16 family metallopeptidase — its product is MKKIIVTLLIIGQIMMAATIEEIEVNGKKIPVIFEDDKRLPLVTMQFVFTNSGTITDATKAGLAKLSSRVMGEGTKALGSNAFAEALEARAIHISASAGKETFVIEVGCLKGEFETALKYFSDLLKDPNLTQEAVDKVKTTTIGSISSKANDYDYVASNELKSVLFEGTPLENPASGTIESVKSIQLEDVKGFIKKHLVSSKLIVVAGGDIELEKMKQQISKVVEAMPKGRASALKSYATSDKSKESVLKKETEQAYIYFGSPYNVSVNSPDYYKSRVATYILGTGGFGSRLMEEIRVKRGLAYSAYARADISKSSSFMSGYLQTKLDSMDEAKKTVKDVIAEFVKNGVTKDELKQTKKFLLGSEPLRVETMSQRLNRTFMEYYKGQEFGHSHRELELIKELKLKDLNEFIKAHTEILNMSFAIVTK
- the recG gene encoding ATP-dependent DNA helicase RecG produces the protein MNLTKAQEEKFNKLGINSWCELALIIPHSYEDLRLHYKLQTHTFQLIDATVESVYRSANSIQITFFAHNFGHSVTGVLFRPKPYMLHQFTAGSRDYYYGMIECKTGHCSISMPRKVTNVGFITPKYKSALRSDVMLRFIQNNLTKENLIEEGLKEDIIDEVLKLHFPTELPINVKELDSKSVDALKYIELFSYMKKLSAKRRYFKSSTCRSSDYKDWAKTLPFKLTKEQVDTIEDIKIDLQKDVSARRMIVGDVGSGKTMVILASAVMMLPNKSILMAPTTILANQLFEEASKFIPNIKIVLVTNKTKNIDLSEFDFIIGTHALLYRELPKAGLVMVDEQHRFGTVQRNMLEKLVSSTDVISQAKPHFLQFSATPIPRTQAMIETAHIDVSLITSTPFKKDISSRVIHKSDFQELLGHIKSEISKKNQVLLVYPLVEQSEVIEYQSIDEARGYWENNFENVYVTHGKDKEKEEVLKEFSEKGDILIATTVVEVGISLPRLSTVVIVGAERLGLSTLHQLRGRVSRTGLKGYCFLYTNQKSSERLEKFTKTTSGFDIANLDLKFRKSGDLLKGSNQSGKQFRWIDLADDEEIVQQVKYDLNFVSLRQASVATAAPAE
- the hpf gene encoding ribosome hibernation-promoting factor, HPF/YfiA family — translated: MNISLTGRNVELTEPIKAHMNTSIETLSKYNVDIISVNVIASTQSKKGKEHSTVEFVIHLSHKNSIIIKQNDDDMYAAIDMATSRAQKAMRRMHDKETNHHKDGMNEAKNEANTAIDLHEASEALEDEIVPVELDLYKPREVEDVLNDLKDGKKVFEIFLDNEGKTRVLYKRNDGKFGLY
- a CDS encoding type II secretion system protein, which produces MRRLGFTLIELIFVIVVMGILSKFGVEFLAQAYNNFIYSSVNNSLQARSATAVESIASRLQFRIKDSIIAREPGANLNNYQALSGSTYGDTATILEWVGSDIEGFRGESLPNWSGIIDLQASSTSSLNSPETNTTALDTLIGVLSHGSGTGINNSAIYFVGSDSDINNYGWNGAALTDQTTSVMHPIRRSPNPGEEHLLIPTNGATGADNNFSGVDVFEYYQLAWTAYAVELRDYDPTTQTGNLWLNYDYQPWEGENYIDDGKEFLLMENVSTFRFKAIGSVVKVQVCVGSDIINGNVAGGYSICKEKTIY
- a CDS encoding type II secretion system protein, whose protein sequence is MVRNSIKRFAFTMIELIFAIVIIGIAVLSLPMMTQVTSRGIESNILQEAIFAASAELMGAASGYWDANSMADNALSQFSRVIDIGSTCVNNTASDRHRLRPGHIVQPLHRRCVDGNITAVPPLNVSSNTFFNLDNAELGEQNIFIDDTANASGYKANYTSIVTVTPSAADANIKLIEITVRDSEPKDIVVLRMQSANIGEIDYYRRRF